In Flavobacterium sp. CBA20B-1, one DNA window encodes the following:
- the trxA gene encoding thioredoxin, with amino-acid sequence MTFQEIINQDKPILVDFFAEWCGPCKMQAPILEELKQRMGEKAAIIKIDVDKNQQVAAQYQIRSVPTMIIFKNSAVKWRQSGVFSANELERLLNENA; translated from the coding sequence ATGACTTTTCAAGAAATCATTAATCAAGACAAACCCATTTTAGTAGATTTTTTTGCTGAATGGTGCGGACCGTGCAAAATGCAAGCTCCTATTTTAGAAGAATTAAAACAGCGAATGGGTGAAAAAGCCGCTATTATAAAAATCGATGTGGATAAAAACCAGCAAGTAGCTGCTCAATATCAAATCCGCAGTGTGCCCACCATGATTATATTTAAAAACAGCGCTGTAAAATGGCGTCAATCGGGTGTGTTTTCTGCAAACGAATTAGAGCGTTTATTAAATGAAAATGCTTAG
- a CDS encoding methylmalonyl-CoA mutase subunit beta, translating to MLFNDFEKVSSKQWKNQIQYELKGADYNDTLVWESLEGIKVKPFYHNDEDAVTTAVATQNTNFSIVQEIYVFDTEKSITKANEVLKRGAESIRFIIPSKEINVVNIINQLQQQPKAVYLQLLFLDADLVEEINNEAAKLQFEVFVLIDPIHQLAFDGNFYKDGTSDFEALNKINQKGNNINWLTVKATTYQNAGANMVQQIAYTLAHTNEYLNRIENFNKNITIEVAVGGNYFFEIAKLRALRLSLNALAEAYSPKITFHIIAKPTLRNKTIYDYNVNMLRTTTECMSAVLGGADAVENIAYDAVYHKTNEFSDRISRNQLLILKEESYFDKVNNPADGAYYIESLTQQLAEKGLELFKDIEKNGGLISQLIEGTIQRKINEAATKEQELFNSGKEVLLGTNKYPNAQDKMAHDLELYPFVKQNPRKTLITPIIEKRLAATLEQERLAKE from the coding sequence ATGTTATTTAACGATTTTGAAAAAGTATCATCAAAACAATGGAAAAATCAAATTCAGTACGAATTAAAAGGTGCCGATTATAACGATACATTGGTTTGGGAAAGTTTAGAAGGTATTAAGGTTAAACCTTTCTATCACAATGATGAAGACGCTGTAACCACAGCCGTTGCTACACAAAACACCAATTTTTCTATTGTTCAAGAAATTTATGTTTTCGACACAGAAAAATCAATAACAAAAGCGAACGAAGTTTTAAAACGTGGTGCAGAAAGCATTCGTTTCATTATTCCATCAAAAGAAATAAACGTTGTAAACATCATCAATCAATTACAACAACAACCAAAAGCGGTTTACTTACAATTATTGTTTTTAGATGCCGATCTTGTGGAAGAGATAAATAACGAAGCTGCCAAATTGCAGTTTGAAGTTTTTGTTTTGATTGATCCAATTCATCAGTTAGCATTCGATGGAAATTTTTATAAAGACGGAACTTCAGATTTTGAAGCACTGAATAAAATCAACCAAAAAGGCAATAACATCAACTGGTTAACAGTAAAAGCAACAACATATCAAAATGCGGGTGCCAATATGGTGCAGCAAATTGCTTATACTTTGGCACATACCAACGAATATTTAAACCGAATTGAAAATTTCAATAAAAACATTACAATTGAAGTTGCTGTTGGCGGAAATTATTTTTTTGAAATTGCAAAATTGCGTGCTTTGCGTTTGTCGTTAAATGCGTTGGCAGAAGCTTATTCGCCAAAAATCACATTTCATATTATTGCAAAACCAACCCTTCGCAACAAAACTATTTACGATTATAACGTAAACATGCTACGTACCACAACCGAATGTATGAGTGCTGTTTTGGGTGGAGCCGATGCGGTTGAAAATATTGCCTACGATGCTGTTTACCATAAAACAAATGAATTTAGTGACCGCATTTCTAGAAATCAGTTGTTGATTTTAAAAGAAGAAAGTTATTTTGATAAAGTGAACAATCCGGCAGACGGAGCGTATTACATTGAAAGTTTAACGCAGCAGTTAGCAGAAAAAGGCTTGGAACTTTTTAAGGATATCGAAAAAAACGGTGGATTAATTTCACAATTAATTGAAGGAACCATTCAGCGAAAAATAAATGAAGCTGCTACAAAAGAACAAGAATTGTTCAATTCGGGCAAGGAAGTTTTATTAGGAACAAACAAATATCCAAATGCACAAGATAAAATGGCACACGATTTAGAATTGTATCCTTTTGTAAAACAAAATCCGCGTAAAACATTAATTACTCCGATTATTGAAAAACGTTTGGCAGCAACTTTGGAACAAGAACGTTTAGCTAAAGAATAA
- the scpA gene encoding methylmalonyl-CoA mutase, producing the protein MNRKNIQNIQLPHQKKTVTDIPNSFETAEGIKVKPTYTVADIETLEHIGFGAGFAPNLRGPYATMYVRRPWTVRQYAGFSTAEESNAFYRRNLAAGQKGLSVAFDLATHRGYDSDHERVVGDVGKAGVAIDSVEDMKILFDQIPLDEMSVSMTMNGAVLPIMAFYIVAAKEQGVDEKLLSGTIQNDILKEFMVRNTYIYPPTPSMKIIADIFEYTSKKMPKFNSISISGYHMQEAGATADIELAYTIADGLEYVRTGLAAGMKVDEFAPRLSFFWAIGMNHFMEIAKMRAGRMIWAKLIKQFNPESDKSLALRTHCQTSGWSLTEQDPFNNVARTAIEAAAAAFGGTQSLHTNALDEAIALPTDFSARIARNTQIFLQEETKICKTVDPWAGSYYVESLTAEIAEKAWKLIEEVESYGGMTKAIEAGIPKMRIEEAAARKQARIDSGQDIIVGVNKYRLEKEDPLQILEVDNQVVRQQQIERLNRIKATRNNDKVKQSLAALTNAAKTGEGNLLALAVEAAENRATLGEISDALETVFGRYKAQIKTISGVYNKEIKTDENFAKAKQLADDFAKQEGRRPRIMIAKMGQDGHDRGAKVVATGYADVGFDVDMGPLFQTPAEAAKQAVENDVHVLGVSSLAAGHKTLVPQVIEELKKYGREDIMVIVGGVIPAQDYQYLFDAGAVAVFGPGTRIADAAITILNVLMDIE; encoded by the coding sequence ATGAATAGAAAAAACATACAAAACATACAATTACCACATCAAAAGAAAACGGTTACAGATATTCCAAATTCTTTTGAAACAGCCGAAGGTATCAAAGTAAAACCAACTTATACGGTAGCCGATATAGAAACCCTCGAACATATAGGTTTTGGCGCAGGCTTTGCACCCAATCTTCGCGGACCTTATGCCACCATGTACGTTCGCCGTCCATGGACCGTTCGTCAATATGCTGGTTTTTCAACTGCCGAAGAAAGTAATGCTTTTTACCGCAGAAATTTAGCAGCCGGGCAAAAAGGACTTTCAGTTGCTTTTGATTTGGCAACGCACCGCGGCTACGATTCCGATCACGAACGCGTGGTGGGCGATGTTGGTAAAGCCGGTGTTGCAATTGATTCGGTGGAAGACATGAAAATTTTGTTCGATCAGATTCCGTTAGATGAAATGTCGGTTTCTATGACCATGAACGGTGCCGTTTTACCAATTATGGCATTTTATATTGTGGCTGCAAAAGAACAAGGTGTCGATGAAAAATTACTTTCGGGAACCATTCAAAACGATATTTTAAAAGAGTTTATGGTGCGTAACACCTACATCTACCCACCTACTCCATCAATGAAAATTATTGCTGATATTTTTGAATATACCAGTAAAAAAATGCCCAAATTCAACTCGATTTCTATTTCGGGTTACCACATGCAAGAAGCCGGCGCTACTGCTGATATTGAATTGGCTTACACCATTGCAGATGGTTTGGAATATGTTCGCACCGGATTGGCTGCCGGAATGAAAGTAGATGAATTTGCTCCTCGCCTTTCGTTTTTCTGGGCAATTGGTATGAATCATTTTATGGAAATTGCTAAAATGCGTGCCGGTAGAATGATTTGGGCGAAATTGATAAAACAATTCAATCCGGAATCAGATAAATCATTGGCATTGCGTACACATTGTCAAACTTCGGGTTGGAGTTTAACAGAGCAAGATCCTTTTAACAATGTGGCTCGTACGGCGATTGAAGCTGCTGCTGCTGCTTTTGGTGGAACACAATCGTTACACACCAATGCGTTAGATGAAGCAATTGCCTTACCAACCGATTTTTCAGCTCGCATTGCCCGTAATACGCAGATTTTCTTACAAGAAGAAACCAAGATTTGTAAAACAGTTGATCCATGGGCAGGAAGTTATTATGTAGAAAGTTTAACAGCCGAAATCGCTGAAAAAGCTTGGAAACTGATTGAAGAAGTAGAATCGTATGGCGGAATGACCAAAGCAATTGAAGCCGGAATTCCAAAAATGCGTATCGAAGAAGCTGCGGCTCGTAAACAGGCTCGTATCGATTCTGGTCAGGATATTATTGTGGGTGTGAATAAGTATCGTTTGGAAAAAGAAGATCCGTTACAGATTTTGGAAGTGGACAACCAAGTGGTGCGTCAGCAACAAATTGAACGGTTGAATCGCATTAAAGCTACTCGAAACAACGATAAAGTAAAACAAAGCTTAGCCGCTTTGACAAATGCAGCGAAAACAGGCGAAGGTAATTTACTGGCATTAGCTGTTGAAGCCGCAGAAAATCGTGCTACTTTAGGCGAAATATCCGATGCCTTAGAAACCGTTTTTGGCAGATACAAAGCACAAATTAAAACCATTAGTGGCGTGTATAACAAAGAAATTAAAACCGACGAAAATTTTGCAAAAGCAAAACAATTGGCCGACGATTTTGCTAAGCAAGAAGGACGCCGTCCACGTATTATGATTGCAAAAATGGGACAAGACGGGCACGATCGTGGTGCAAAAGTAGTTGCCACGGGGTATGCTGATGTAGGATTTGATGTGGATATGGGGCCGTTGTTCCAAACACCTGCCGAGGCTGCCAAACAAGCCGTTGAAAACGACGTGCATGTTTTAGGTGTTTCGTCATTAGCTGCTGGTCACAAAACATTGGTGCCACAAGTTATTGAAGAGTTAAAGAAATATGGTCGTGAAGATATTATGGTAATTGTTGGCGGTGTGATTCCTGCACAAGATTATCAGTATTTGTTCGATGCTGGTGCAGTAGCAGTTTTTGGTCCCGGAACCAGAATTGCCGATGCTGCCATTACTATTTTAAATGTATTGATGGATATAGAGTAA
- a CDS encoding type II toxin-antitoxin system RelE/ParE family toxin yields the protein MNYKLKILPKAKLDLKEIAIWYEEEVQKGLGKRFLSSVKTEMALVQKNPLIFQTKYDNNKTVLVKAFPYLIHYEIMNSEIVVKAVLHTSRSTKKYPE from the coding sequence ATGAATTATAAGTTGAAAATTCTTCCTAAAGCCAAGCTTGATTTAAAAGAAATTGCGATTTGGTACGAAGAAGAAGTTCAAAAAGGACTTGGAAAAAGATTTCTATCTTCTGTAAAAACAGAAATGGCTCTTGTACAAAAGAATCCGCTTATTTTTCAAACAAAATACGACAACAATAAGACGGTTTTAGTAAAAGCATTTCCATATTTAATTCATTATGAAATAATGAATAGTGAAATTGTTGTAAAAGCTGTTTTACATACCTCACGAAGTACCAAAAAATATCCTGAATAA
- the udk gene encoding uridine kinase, producing the protein MLIIGIAGGTGSGKTTVVHQIMNELPETEVGIISQDSYYKANDHLSMDERALINFDHPRAIDFDLLCNHLQDLKAGKSINQPVYSFVHHNRTDDYILTHPRKVMIVEGILILTNPELRNLFDIKIFVHADSDERLIRRLKRDIADRGRDMNEVLNRYQTTLKPMHEQFIEPSKAFADIIIPNDKYNTVAIDIVRTVINKKIND; encoded by the coding sequence ATGCTGATAATTGGTATTGCAGGTGGCACAGGTAGCGGAAAAACAACTGTTGTCCACCAAATTATGAATGAATTGCCCGAAACCGAAGTGGGAATTATTTCGCAGGATTCATATTACAAAGCAAACGATCATTTAAGTATGGATGAACGTGCTTTGATAAATTTTGACCATCCTCGCGCAATTGATTTTGATTTGCTATGCAACCACTTGCAAGATTTAAAAGCTGGTAAAAGCATCAATCAACCAGTGTATTCGTTTGTGCATCACAACCGCACCGATGATTATATCTTAACACATCCGCGAAAAGTAATGATTGTGGAAGGAATTTTAATTTTAACCAATCCGGAATTACGCAATTTATTCGATATTAAAATTTTTGTTCATGCCGATTCAGACGAACGGTTAATTCGCAGATTAAAACGCGATATTGCAGACCGTGGCCGGGATATGAATGAGGTTTTAAACCGTTATCAAACCACATTGAAACCGATGCATGAACAGTTTATTGAACCATCAAAGGCTTTTGCAGATATTATTATTCCAAACGATAAATACAACACAGTAGCTATCGATATTGTGCGAACGGTTATCAACAAAAAAATAAACGATTAA
- a CDS encoding DUF4293 domain-containing protein, translated as MIQRIQTIYLALAFIVSGVLSLVFPLWKDFKGMDYFVGQNTWYTLLFGLAAALSIISIFSYKKRQTQFVYNRLNMILNFILLGLFVYQSLNLSGETLVSEKGIGMFLPIISIILLVLANKAIKKDEDLVKSADRIR; from the coding sequence ATGATTCAAAGAATACAAACTATCTATTTAGCGTTGGCTTTTATTGTTTCGGGTGTTTTATCTTTGGTTTTTCCGTTGTGGAAAGATTTTAAGGGAATGGACTATTTTGTGGGGCAAAACACGTGGTACACCTTATTGTTTGGTTTAGCTGCGGCATTGAGTATTATTTCGATTTTCTCGTATAAAAAAAGACAAACTCAATTTGTGTATAACAGATTGAACATGATATTGAACTTTATATTACTAGGATTATTTGTGTATCAATCGCTAAATTTATCTGGAGAAACTTTGGTTTCTGAGAAGGGTATTGGGATGTTTCTTCCTATTATTTCTATCATTTTGTTGGTATTAGCCAATAAAGCCATTAAGAAGGACGAAGATCTTGTAAAATCTGCCGATCGTATACGATAA
- a CDS encoding MBL fold metallo-hydrolase yields the protein MKIEQIYTGCLAQGAYYIESNGEAVVIDPLREVQPYIEKATKDGATIKYVLETHFHADFVSGHLDLAEKTGATIVFGPTAKPNFKAHIATDDEMLTVGNIKIKVIHTPGHTMESTCYLLIDENGKETSLFTGDTLFIGDVGRPDLAQKVVADLTQEKLAAHLYDSLHHKIMPLADDIIVYPAHGAGSACGKNMSKETFDTLGNQKQTNYALQPMTKEAFIEKVLDGLMPPPAYFPENVLMNIKGYESIDRVLDKGTKALSPEAFETIANETDALLLDTRDAQTFAKGFIPNSINIGIDGNFAPWAGALIPNIQQAILLIADEGREEEIVTRLARVGYDNTIGFLKGGFDAWKNAGKETDHITSISVDELENRLAQNPDLKILDVRKISEHYSEHVIGSENIALDYINQHISEVDKNKTYYVHCAGGYRSMIFISILKARGYEQLIDIQGGFSAIKASGKFAVSNYVCPSTML from the coding sequence ATGAAAATAGAACAAATTTATACAGGATGTTTAGCACAAGGTGCTTATTATATTGAAAGCAATGGCGAAGCAGTAGTTATTGATCCATTGCGTGAAGTGCAACCATATATCGAAAAAGCAACAAAAGATGGGGCAACAATTAAATATGTTTTAGAAACCCATTTTCATGCCGATTTTGTGAGCGGACATCTCGATTTAGCCGAAAAAACCGGCGCTACCATTGTTTTTGGACCAACTGCCAAACCTAATTTTAAGGCTCATATTGCTACCGACGATGAAATGCTAACTGTTGGAAACATCAAAATAAAAGTCATCCACACGCCTGGGCACACCATGGAAAGCACTTGTTATTTGTTAATCGATGAAAATGGTAAAGAAACCAGCTTGTTTACTGGCGATACATTGTTTATTGGCGATGTGGGAAGACCCGATTTGGCTCAGAAAGTTGTGGCCGATTTAACTCAAGAAAAATTAGCCGCACATTTGTATGATTCGCTTCACCACAAAATTATGCCTTTGGCCGATGACATCATTGTATATCCGGCACACGGAGCGGGTTCGGCTTGTGGAAAAAACATGAGCAAAGAAACTTTTGACACTTTGGGCAACCAAAAACAAACAAATTATGCATTGCAACCCATGACAAAAGAGGCTTTTATTGAAAAAGTTTTAGATGGATTAATGCCGCCTCCTGCTTATTTTCCTGAAAATGTATTAATGAACATTAAAGGATACGAAAGTATTGACCGCGTTTTAGATAAAGGAACAAAAGCGCTTTCGCCAGAAGCATTTGAAACGATTGCAAACGAAACCGATGCCCTACTATTGGATACCCGCGATGCACAAACTTTTGCAAAAGGATTTATTCCGAACTCGATAAATATTGGCATTGATGGCAATTTTGCGCCTTGGGCTGGAGCTTTGATTCCGAATATTCAACAAGCTATTTTACTGATTGCCGATGAAGGTCGTGAGGAAGAAATTGTTACCCGTTTGGCTCGTGTAGGCTACGACAATACCATTGGCTTTTTAAAAGGTGGATTCGATGCATGGAAAAATGCAGGTAAAGAAACCGATCACATTACATCTATTTCGGTAGATGAATTGGAAAACAGACTTGCTCAAAATCCTGATTTAAAAATTTTAGATGTTCGTAAAATCAGCGAACATTATTCAGAACACGTAATTGGGTCGGAAAACATTGCTTTAGATTACATCAACCAGCACATTTCGGAAGTTGATAAAAACAAAACCTATTATGTGCATTGTGCGGGCGGTTACCGTTCCATGATTTTTATTTCGATACTAAAAGCGCGTGGATATGAGCAATTAATCGATATACAAGGTGGTTTTTCTGCTATTAAAGCTTCCGGAAAATTCGCTGTGAGCAATTATGTTTGTCCAAGCACTATGCTTTAA
- the rho gene encoding transcription termination factor Rho → MKLPEIKEIAKTIGIAKTTLKKDELIDAILKMQETFQQEKPATENASMPEQAAHSKKEKRKRIHTTADDAATESTTQKTHNSSKKNDEEAVENTSDIPQQNNQHKNQKQRKKAVSTNEKQEQQPSSITTQDSAKENVQPEAPENEKQNNTQNRNKNQNQNQKKQNYRDPDYEFEGIIECEGVLEVPKDGGSHGYLRSSDYNYRKSPDDIYISQSQIRLFGLKKGDTIKGIVRPPKGNEQHFPLVRITKINGHEPDEVRDRPSFEHLTPLFPKEKFNLSGNNSKLSTRIIDLFAPIGKGQRGMIVAQPKTGKTMMLKEIANAIADNHPEVYQIVLLIDERPEEVTDMQRNVRAEVVASTFDEEARYHVELADMVLEKAKRLVECGHDVVILLDSITRLARAYNTVQPASGRVLSGGVDANALQKPKRFFGAARNIENGGSLTIIATALTDTGSKMDDVIFEEFKGTGNMELQLDRKIANKRIFPAVDLTSSSTRRDDLLQDRYTNSKMVVLRNILADMNPVEAITFIHDRIKNTKSNDEFFDSMRD, encoded by the coding sequence ATGAAATTACCCGAAATAAAAGAAATAGCAAAAACAATTGGTATCGCTAAGACCACTCTTAAAAAAGACGAATTGATTGATGCTATTTTAAAAATGCAAGAAACTTTTCAGCAAGAAAAGCCTGCTACTGAAAATGCAAGTATGCCAGAACAGGCAGCTCATTCAAAAAAAGAAAAACGAAAAAGAATACATACAACTGCAGACGATGCTGCAACGGAATCAACTACTCAGAAGACACACAATTCGTCTAAAAAAAATGATGAGGAAGCAGTTGAAAATACAAGCGATATTCCGCAACAAAACAATCAGCATAAAAATCAAAAGCAGCGCAAAAAAGCAGTATCAACCAATGAAAAGCAAGAGCAACAGCCTTCATCAATAACTACTCAAGATTCTGCAAAAGAAAATGTGCAACCAGAAGCACCCGAAAACGAAAAACAGAATAACACCCAAAACCGAAATAAAAATCAAAACCAGAATCAGAAAAAGCAAAATTACCGCGACCCTGATTATGAATTTGAAGGAATTATTGAATGCGAAGGTGTTCTTGAAGTTCCAAAAGACGGTGGTTCGCATGGTTATTTGCGATCATCGGACTATAATTACCGCAAGTCACCAGACGATATTTATATTTCACAATCACAAATTCGTTTGTTTGGCTTAAAAAAAGGCGACACTATAAAAGGAATTGTGCGTCCGCCCAAAGGCAATGAACAGCATTTTCCGTTGGTTCGTATTACAAAAATCAATGGTCATGAGCCAGATGAGGTTCGCGATCGTCCTTCTTTTGAACATTTAACGCCCCTTTTTCCTAAAGAAAAATTCAATCTATCAGGGAATAACTCCAAATTATCTACCCGCATTATTGATTTATTTGCACCAATAGGTAAAGGGCAACGCGGTATGATTGTAGCTCAGCCCAAAACGGGTAAAACAATGATGCTAAAAGAAATAGCCAATGCCATTGCAGATAACCATCCAGAAGTCTATCAAATTGTTTTATTGATCGATGAACGCCCTGAAGAGGTAACCGATATGCAGCGAAATGTTCGTGCAGAAGTTGTAGCTTCTACCTTTGACGAAGAAGCGCGCTACCATGTAGAATTAGCTGATATGGTGTTAGAAAAAGCAAAACGATTGGTAGAATGTGGACACGATGTAGTGATTTTACTTGATTCAATCACCCGCTTGGCACGCGCGTACAATACCGTTCAACCAGCCTCGGGAAGAGTGTTATCGGGTGGTGTTGATGCCAATGCTTTGCAAAAACCAAAGCGCTTTTTTGGAGCGGCACGAAATATAGAAAATGGTGGGTCATTAACCATAATTGCAACTGCTTTAACCGATACAGGTTCTAAAATGGACGATGTGATTTTTGAAGAATTTAAGGGAACAGGTAATATGGAATTACAATTAGACCGTAAAATTGCAAACAAACGCATTTTCCCAGCAGTTGATTTAACGTCTTCATCAACTCGTCGAGATGATTTATTACAAGATCGATACACCAACAGTAAAATGGTTGTTTTGCGTAATATTCTCGCGGATATGAACCCGGTAGAGGCAATTACGTTTATTCACGACCGCATCAAAAATACCAAATCAAACGATGAATTTTTTGACAGCATGCGCGACTAA
- a CDS encoding rhodanese-like domain-containing protein produces the protein MRKYILLLICFLGMFGMNAQSFTDPWTPQQLLSTKVLSTRITQNKMDQTILINIGPDAVIKNSFNLGPIQNKGNQEKLQKYLKKVSKDKEVVLYCGCCPFEKCPNIRPAFKSLIAMGYKNTKLLNIPKNIKVDWIDKGYPIN, from the coding sequence ATGAGAAAGTATATTTTATTACTTATTTGTTTTTTAGGGATGTTTGGAATGAATGCCCAAAGTTTTACAGACCCATGGACGCCGCAGCAACTTTTAAGCACCAAAGTTTTGTCAACAAGAATCACTCAAAACAAAATGGATCAAACTATTTTAATTAATATTGGTCCTGATGCGGTGATTAAAAATTCGTTCAATTTGGGACCGATTCAAAACAAAGGCAATCAAGAAAAACTGCAAAAATATCTTAAAAAAGTTTCTAAAGACAAAGAAGTGGTTTTGTATTGCGGTTGTTGCCCATTTGAAAAATGTCCCAACATTCGTCCTGCATTTAAAAGCTTAATTGCTATGGGATATAAAAACACAAAACTTTTAAATATTCCTAAAAACATAAAAGTAGATTGGATTGATAAAGGCTATCCAATAAATTAA
- a CDS encoding FtsB family cell division protein, with the protein MKQKFAALLVKYPFLKWATNRFVLVTLFFIVWLLFFDTYAFYDHQTIDNEIEKLEENRDYFKAEINSDDKNIKKLYRQEEVERYAREKYYMKRENEDIYIIDSDKEYPTEETN; encoded by the coding sequence ATGAAACAAAAATTCGCCGCTTTACTCGTTAAATACCCTTTTTTGAAATGGGCAACAAACCGTTTTGTGTTGGTTACCCTGTTTTTTATTGTTTGGCTTTTGTTTTTTGACACCTATGCTTTTTACGACCACCAAACGATTGATAACGAAATTGAAAAATTAGAAGAAAATCGAGATTATTTTAAGGCCGAAATTAATAGCGACGATAAAAACATAAAAAAATTATACCGCCAAGAAGAGGTGGAAAGATATGCGCGTGAAAAATATTATATGAAGCGTGAAAACGAAGACATTTATATTATTGACAGCGACAAAGAATATCCAACAGAAGAAACTAACTAA
- a CDS encoding rhodanese-like domain-containing protein, which produces MFTIFKSLLGNNNSDLKDLFASKDVFLVDVRSAAEFASGSVKNAVNIPLDQIGPQISKLKNKKNIVVFCRSGNRSSMAKNILEKNGINDVTNGGSLQNMQKYIES; this is translated from the coding sequence ATGTTCACTATATTTAAAAGTTTGTTGGGAAACAACAATTCAGATTTAAAAGATCTATTTGCGTCAAAAGATGTGTTTTTGGTCGATGTGCGTTCAGCTGCCGAATTTGCTTCGGGTAGTGTAAAAAATGCAGTTAACATTCCTTTAGATCAAATAGGTCCTCAAATTTCAAAACTTAAAAACAAAAAAAATATTGTTGTATTTTGCAGAAGCGGTAACCGAAGCAGCATGGCAAAAAATATTTTAGAAAAAAACGGCATAAACGATGTAACCAATGGGGGCAGTTTACAAAATATGCAGAAGTATATCGAATCGTAA
- a CDS encoding DUF6132 family protein codes for MRNFFKKYVLELFGIAIGAVLGYLYWKYIGCLSGTCAITSNPTNSTIYGMVMGGLLASILKPKKVK; via the coding sequence ATGAGAAACTTCTTTAAAAAATATGTTTTGGAACTTTTTGGCATTGCAATTGGTGCTGTTTTAGGGTATTTATATTGGAAATACATCGGTTGCCTTTCAGGTACATGTGCCATTACATCAAATCCCACAAATAGTACTATTTACGGAATGGTGATGGGTGGTTTATTAGCATCAATCCTTAAACCTAAAAAAGTAAAATAA
- a CDS encoding DUF202 domain-containing protein: MKKDLILREKLAIKRTHLANQTTLLAFLRTAMYFFVAGLSINEFLIFDKNHLVAMGMYVFSLLILFYGGISFVKQRKWISEHEMHIGDYKLAYEKE, from the coding sequence ATGAAAAAAGATTTAATTTTACGAGAAAAATTAGCCATTAAACGCACGCATTTAGCCAATCAAACCACATTACTTGCTTTTCTGCGAACCGCAATGTATTTCTTTGTAGCAGGCTTATCAATCAATGAATTTTTAATTTTTGATAAAAATCATTTAGTTGCAATGGGTATGTATGTATTTTCGTTGCTCATACTTTTTTATGGAGGAATTAGTTTTGTGAAACAACGCAAATGGATTTCGGAGCATGAAATGCACATTGGCGATTATAAATTAGCATACGAAAAAGAGTAA
- a CDS encoding lipocalin family protein, protein MQKKKILLTAGALGIGSIAYLALKNKKKKSDITVVTPFDLKRYLGRWYEIARLDFRHEKNLNNTTAHYSLNKDNSIKVVNQGWNYIKEEWEVAEGKAKPAKKNTGALKVSFWGPFYDEYNVVEITNDYQYALVFGRNTDYMWILSREKTIPDVIRQYFVLKAQSFGYSTDKLVWPEHD, encoded by the coding sequence ATGCAAAAAAAGAAAATTTTATTAACAGCAGGTGCATTAGGCATTGGATCTATTGCTTATTTGGCGCTCAAAAATAAAAAGAAAAAAAGTGATATTACGGTGGTGACCCCGTTTGACTTGAAACGATATTTGGGTAGATGGTACGAAATTGCCCGGTTAGATTTTCGTCATGAAAAAAACTTGAACAATACCACTGCGCATTACAGCTTAAACAAAGATAATTCTATCAAAGTGGTAAACCAAGGGTGGAATTACATAAAAGAAGAATGGGAAGTTGCTGAAGGAAAAGCAAAACCTGCTAAAAAGAACACAGGTGCTTTAAAAGTATCATTCTGGGGACCATTCTATGATGAATACAACGTGGTTGAAATTACAAACGATTATCAGTATGCGTTGGTTTTTGGACGCAATACCGATTATATGTGGATTTTGTCTCGCGAAAAAACAATTCCAGATGTTATTAGGCAATATTTTGTTTTAAAAGCGCAAAGTTTTGGATACAGCACCGATAAATTAGTTTGGCCGGAACATGATTAA